The following nucleotide sequence is from Candidatus Binatia bacterium.
CCCCGGTGCTGTTGCTGACCACCATCGGCCGCAAATCGGGCCGGCCCCGCACGGCCCCGCTGCTCTATCTCACAGACGGTGACCAGTACGTCATCGTCGCCTCCAAAGGTGGCATGTCGCACCATCCGTTGTGGTTCAAGAATCTCCAGGCCAACCCGCGCGTCGAGGTGGAGGTGGGAAGGCAGAAACTGGCGATGACGGCGCGCCAGGCCAGCGCCGAAGAAAAGGCCGCGCTCTGGCCCCGGTTGGTCGCCATGTACGCCGGCTATGCCGATTACCAGGCACGCACGGAGCGCGACATCCCGGTCATCATCCTCACGCCGCG
It contains:
- a CDS encoding nitroreductase family deazaflavin-dependent oxidoreductase translates to MSGKTAKPFTPRQERIGSVIIKIASQVNTWLYRLSGGRIAGRFPSGAPVLLLTTIGRKSGRPRTAPLLYLTDGDQYVIVASKGGMSHHPLWFKNLQANPRVEVEVGRQKLAMTARQASAEEKAALWPRLVAMYAGYADYQARTERDIPVIILTPRPAR